A genomic segment from Rana temporaria unplaced genomic scaffold, aRanTem1.1, whole genome shotgun sequence encodes:
- the LOC120922728 gene encoding E3 ubiquitin/ISG15 ligase TRIM25-like, giving the protein MASADLRKELECSLCLDIYTDPVTLKCGHNFCRDCIGRVLDTQERSGGYSCPGCREKFQDRPALQRNITLRNIVENFLSAQPDQEESVDFCTYCIHTPVPAVISCLHFDDSLCDNRLRVNIKSPKYVLCDPTTSLENRKCSVHKKILEYYCTEDSACICVSCRLEGEHREHQVETLHEASEMKKNKLGNVLQKLMTERVETEKRVQSLQEHRRKVQGKADDETEKVASLFRDLRRRLEDLEKRVLSEISRQAEQVYLSMSDLIQQLEIKKEELSRKMRHIEELCNMTDPLTVLQESDTGDLCDTEDGDDDRERRDKLHDGWDLDVAGISHTLHTGLSDIMSGVNVEKCTGKHVYPHSTTEGKVLINSEPSRKRLKHYLAIQRSYHQVAGPNIGAVQQTSGVTDILLDVSTASNYLHISDDRKTASFSSSHQNLLETPERFQCPQVMSSQSFSSGRHCWEVDVGGSEYWIVGMCYPSIGRRGDQSWLGWNMKSWGLVRGNNKYLVIHDRKKITLPSIVSSNRVGIDLDYEVGRISFYDLCDPIRHLHTFTTTFTEPLHAGLWVWEGCLKISGGKSDVRNLPRDW; this is encoded by the coding sequence ATGGCGTCTGCTGATCTGAGGAAGGAGCTGGAATGTTCCTTGTGTCTGGACATTTATACAGATCCTGTGACCCTGAAATGtggacacaacttctgccgggACTGTATTGGTCGTGTGTTGGATACACAGGAGAGGTCTGGAGGTTATTCCTGTCCTGGATGTAGAGAGAAGTTCCAGGATCGTCCTGCACTGCAGAGGAACATAACGCTACGTAACATAGTGGAGAACTTCCTGTCTGCTCAGCCAGATCAGGAGGAGTCCGTGGACTTCTGTACTTACTGTATTCACACTCCTGTACCTGCTGTGATCTCCTGTCTGCATTTTGACGATTCTCTATGTGACAATCGCCTGAGAGTCAACATCAAGTCACCGAAATATGTCTTATGTGACCCCACCACTTCCCTGGAGAACAggaaatgctccgtccataagaagatcctggagtattactgcactgaggactcCGCCTGTATCTGTGTGTCCTGCAGGCTGGAAGGAGAACATCGGGAACACCAGGTGGAGACTCTGCATGAGGCCTCTGAGATGAAGAAGAATAAATTGGGAAATGTTCTGCAGAAACTGATGACAGAGAGGGTGGAGACTGAGAAAAGAGTCCAGAGTctacaggaacacaggaggaaaGTACAAGGAAAAGCAGATGATGAAACAGAGAAAGTTGCTTCCCTGTTTAGAGACCTCAGGAGACGTCTGGAAGACCTGGAGAAGAGAGTCCTGAGTGAGATCTCCAGACAGGCAGAGCAGGTCTATCTTTCAATGTCTGATTTGATCCAACagctggaaataaagaaggaggagctgtccaggaagatgcgtcacattgaggagctgtgtaatATGACAGATCCACTGACTGTcctacaggaatcagacacaggtgacttgtgtgatactgaggatggagatgatgacaGAGAGAGACGTGATAAACTCCATGATGGATGGGATCTGGATGTGGCGGGGATCTcgcacacattacacacaggttTATCTGATATCATGTCTGGGGTAAATGTAGAGAAATGTACAGGAAAACATGTCTATCCACATTCTACTACAGAGGGCAAAGTTCTCATCAATTCTGAACCATCCAGGAAACGCCTTAAACACTACCTCGCCATACAACGATCGTACCACCAGGTTGCAGGACCAAATATTGGGGCTGTACAGCAAACATCAGGGGTTACAGACATATTATTGGATGTAAGCACAGCTAGTAATTATCTACATATATCAGATGACCGTAAAACCGCATCCTTCTCATCATCGCATCAGAATCTCTTAGAAACACCAGAGAGATTTCAGTGTCctcaggtgatgagcagtcaGAGTTTCTCCTCAGGGAGACATTGCTGGGAAGTGGATGTTGGTGGGTCAGAGTACTGGATAGTTGggatgtgttaccccagtatagGCAGGAGAGGGGATCAGTCATGGCTTGGATGGAATATGAAATCCTGGGGTTTGGTAAGAGGAAATAATAAGTACTTGGTGATACATGACAGGAAGAAGATCACCTTACCCAGCATAGTCTCCAGTAACAGAGTCGGGATAGATCTGGATTATGAAGTCGGGCGgatctccttttatgatctgtgtgacccaATCCGACAtctccacaccttcaccaccactttcactgagcccctccatgctgggTTATGGGTATGGGAAGGTTGTTTAAAGATATCTGGGGGGAAGTCAGATGTGAGAAATCTGcccagagactggtga